The following proteins come from a genomic window of Pogoniulus pusillus isolate bPogPus1 chromosome W unlocalized genomic scaffold, bPogPus1.pri SUPER_W_unloc_1, whole genome shotgun sequence:
- the LOC135173794 gene encoding uncharacterized protein LOC135173794, giving the protein MGNTAPGIEKASVEALLKFGQKAGDPLDRALVTDLLSWARRRGLLKETAQVFKDETWKRIGEEIWESVQTDNKEAKRLASTYRQISLLVQKIGAEAEVEAIIQTILKDAKNKVTSGSGAETKTAAETKTEIKTETKTVCPATQGPYDYLIPDWDPDKGAGGSQVPEPMEVGQAVPSAPQIDPATVPLPPEEEELKTLLHEQADAMTKLLNEMQRLDKGSKSRVVKESYRKAHKSIVEGLKNVEKQLTKIESGNCVHPAAVTEEKNTDGKMSVEGVRQRVLQSIRDGEMNIEEGDWYLRSKYGSEARLSAEDKRKLADWFALYPQYKRKEDSASGMVDNVWKWWRGKANEEKSKETPKQRNSDYIPKDPNFDMSNRWKGVVTNAEITGDFQFTAAPVTIDNNGQRNWQPIDWTTVAKIQKAILDYGIDNRLVRRQMETFIKHQTLIPTDIKHLFELMLGPTSYMMFVNKWQERLEQKQLDNLTLPHGDPLRVASLEQLMGNGQYVDPQRQAALDLRILAQSKVAALEAFASLPQVGTPKQPYLQIKQKDNESFMAFVDRITEGVEMAPDIPANMKETLVKEIAMQNANAACRRLIATLPPAASLLQMVEQCSRAPMEEEKEKARIHASALAAALSKCSPQGKGDKGSNPVCFKCGQTGHFKKHCPTIKAVTNQVSSMSSPFAGTCNKCDKFGHRASDCKSRFKKDGTPLVPQQGNGGGRVGGAAQTSS; this is encoded by the coding sequence ATGGGGAATACGGCCCCGGGAATAGAGAAAGCTTCTGTTGAAGCCTTGTTGAAATTTggacagaaagctggagaccCGCTGGATCGGGCTCTAGTGACAGATTTGTTGTCTTGGGCACGCCGTAGAGGCTTACTCAAGGAAACTGCACAAGTTTTTAAAGACGAGACGTGGAAGCGTATAGGGGAGGAAATATGGGAATCTGTCCAGACTGataataaagaagcaaaaagacttGCTTCAACCTATCGACAGATCAGTCTCTTAGTACAAAAAATAGGAGCGGAGGCAGAAGTTGAAGCAATAATTCAGACCATCTTGAAAGACGctaaaaataaagtaacatcGGGATCGGGGGCGGAGACAAAAACTGCCGCGGAGACAAAAACTGAGATAAAAACTGAGACGAAAACTGTTTGCCCTGCTACCCAAGGTCCTTACGATTatctcattcctgattgggaccCCGATAAGGGAGCGGGAGGTTCACAAGTCCCCGAGCCTATGGAAGTGGGACAAGCGGTACCATCAGCTCCGCAAATAGATCCTGCAactgtccctctgcctcctgaggaagaggagttaaagactcttttacatgagcaggcagatgcAATGACTAAACTATTGAATGAGATGCAACGGTTGGATAAAGGTTCCAAATCAAGGGTGGTTAAAGAGAGTTATCGCAAGGCACATAAGTCTATTGTTGAAGGTCTGAAAAATGTTGAGAAACAATTAACAAAGATTGAGTCTGGTAATTGtgttcaccctgctgctgttactgaagagaaaaatacagatgGTAAAATGTCAGTGGAAGGGGTTCGTCAACGGGTGTTACAAAGTATCAGAGATGGTGAAATGAACATAGAGGAGGGCGATTGGTATTTGCGGTCTAAGTATGGTTCAGAAGCGAGACTGTCTGCGGAGGATAAGAGAAAGCTTGCAGATTGGTTTGCATTGTATCCTCAGTataaaaggaaagaggattCAGCAAGTGGAATGGTGGATAATGtctggaagtggtggagaggGAAAGCGAATGAGGAAAAGTCAAAGGAGACTCCTAAACAGAGAAATTCTGATTACATTCCAAAAGATCCCAACTTTGACATGTCAAACCGGTGGAAGGGAGTTGTAACCAATGCTGAAATTACTGGGGATTTTCAGTTTACAGCTGCACCAGTAACTATTGATAATAATGGACAGAGAAACTGGCAGCCTATAGACTGGACCACAGTTgccaaaatacagaaagcaattttagaTTATGGAATAGACAATCGACTGGTCAGAAGACAGATGGAAACATTTATAAAACATCAGACACTAATACCCACAGACATTAAACATCTGTTTGAACTGATGCTGGGACCTACGAGTTATATGATGTTTGTTAACAAGTGGCAGGAAAGAttagagcagaaacagcttgaTAACTTGACACTGCCGCACGGAGATCCCTTACGGGTGGCCTCCCTAGAGCAATTGATGGGGAACGGTCAGTACGTTGACCCACAGCGGCAAGCTGCGCTAGACTTGCGAATTCTGGCTCAAAGCAAAGTGGCTGCCCTTGAAGCTTTCGCCAGTTTGCCACAGGTCGGCACTCCAAAACAACCATACTTGCAAATTAAACAGAAAGATAATGAGTCATTTATGGCATTTgttgacagaattacagaaggtgTTGAAATGGCACCTGACATTCCAGCCAACATGAAAGAGACATTGGTAAAAGAGATTGCTATGCAAAATGCCAATGCTGCCTGTCGGAGGTTAATTGCCACTTTaccccctgctgcttctttactgcaaatggTAGAACAATGTTCTCGAGCCCcgatggaagaagagaaggaaaaggctcgAATTCATGCCTCTGCATTAGCAGCTGCATTGTCCAAATGCTCGCCACAAGGAAAGGGGGACAAGGGCTCAAATCCTGTATGTTTTAAATGTGGACAGACgggacattttaaaaagcattgtccTACAATTAAGGCTGTTACTAACCAAGTATCGTCGATGAGTTCTCCATTCGCAGGAACCTGCAACAAGTGTGACAAGTTCGGACACAGAGCATCAGACTGCAAATCCCGATTTAAGAAGGATGGAACACCTCTTGTGCCCCAGCAGGGAAACGGGGGAGGCCGCGTGGGGGGCgcggctcagacctcatcttaa